From Streptomyces yatensis, one genomic window encodes:
- the ispG gene encoding flavodoxin-dependent (E)-4-hydroxy-3-methylbut-2-enyl-diphosphate synthase produces the protein MPGRPLAPRRVSRRLQVGPVAVGGDAPISVQSMTTTVTADIGATLQQIAELTASGCQIVRVACPSQDDADALPVIAKKSQIPVIADIHFQPKYVFAAIDAGCAAVRVNPGNIRQFDDKVKEIARAASDAGVPIRIGVNAGSLDKRLLEKYGKATPEALVESALWECSLFEEHGFRDIKISVKHNDPVVMVNAYRQLAAQCDYPLHLGVTEAGPAFQGTIKSAVAFGALLSEGIGDTIRVSLSAPPAEEVKVGIQILESLNLRQRRLEIVSCPSCGRAQVDVYKLADEVTAGLDGMEVPLRVAVMGCVVNGPGEAREADLGVASGNGKGQIFVKGEVIKTVPESKIVETLIDEAMNIARRMEDEGVPSGTPDVTVG, from the coding sequence GCACCGCGCCGGGTCTCGCGCCGCCTCCAGGTCGGTCCGGTGGCCGTGGGTGGCGACGCGCCGATCTCGGTGCAGTCGATGACGACGACGGTGACGGCGGACATCGGGGCGACGCTGCAGCAGATCGCGGAGCTGACGGCGTCGGGCTGTCAGATCGTGCGGGTGGCGTGTCCGTCGCAGGATGACGCGGACGCGTTGCCGGTGATCGCGAAGAAGTCGCAGATTCCGGTGATCGCGGACATTCATTTCCAGCCGAAGTACGTGTTCGCGGCGATCGATGCCGGGTGTGCGGCGGTGCGGGTGAATCCGGGGAACATCCGGCAGTTCGACGACAAGGTCAAGGAGATCGCGAGGGCGGCCTCGGACGCGGGTGTGCCGATCCGTATCGGGGTGAACGCGGGGTCGCTGGACAAGCGGCTGCTGGAGAAGTACGGCAAGGCCACGCCGGAGGCGTTGGTGGAGTCGGCGTTGTGGGAGTGCTCGCTGTTCGAGGAGCACGGTTTCCGGGATATCAAGATCTCGGTGAAGCACAACGATCCGGTGGTGATGGTCAACGCCTACCGTCAGCTGGCGGCGCAGTGCGACTATCCGCTGCACCTGGGGGTGACGGAGGCGGGTCCGGCGTTCCAGGGGACGATCAAGTCGGCGGTGGCGTTCGGTGCGCTGCTCAGTGAGGGGATCGGGGACACGATCCGGGTCTCGCTGTCGGCGCCTCCGGCGGAGGAGGTCAAGGTCGGGATCCAGATCCTGGAGTCGCTGAATCTGCGGCAGCGGCGGCTGGAGATCGTTTCGTGTCCGTCGTGTGGGCGGGCGCAGGTGGATGTGTACAAGCTGGCGGACGAGGTGACGGCCGGTCTGGACGGCATGGAGGTTCCGCTGCGCGTGGCGGTGATGGGGTGTGTGGTGAACGGCCCCGGTGAGGCGCGTGAGGCGGATCTGGGTGTCGCTTCGGGTAACGGCAAGGGGCAGATCTTCGTGAAGGGTGAGGTCATCAAGACCGTGCCGGAGTCGAAGATCGTGGAGACCCTGATCGACGAGGCCATGAACATCGCGCGGCGCATGGAGGACGAGGGGGTCCCGTCGGGCACCCCGGACGTCACCGTGGGCTGA
- the dxs gene encoding 1-deoxy-D-xylulose-5-phosphate synthase — protein MPLLENIRGPHDLKALTGEELDVLAQEIREFLIDAVARTGGHLGPNLGVVELSIALHRVFDSPADRILWDTGHQSYVHKLLTGRQDFSKLRHKGGLSGYPSRAESEHDVIENSHASTVLGWADGLAKANEVRGATDHVVAVIGDGALTGGMAWEALNNIAAARDRPLVIVVNDNERSYAPTIGGLANHLATLRTTDGYERFLAWGKEVLQRTPVVGQPLYGSLHGAKKGFKDAFAPQGMFEDLGLKYVGPIDGHDTEAVESALRRAKRFHGPVLVHCLTEKGRGYRPALEDEADRFHTVAAMDPLTCAPLIPSGGRSWTSVFGEEMVRIGAERPDVVALTAAMLHPVGLAGFAEAYPERVWDVGIAEQHGAVSAAGLATGGLHPVFAVYATFLGRAFDQLLMDIALHRCGVTFVLDRAGVTGTDGPSHNGMWDMSVLQVVPGLRIAAPRDADQLRAQLREAIDVDDAPTVIRFPKESVGQPIAALDRVGGMDVLRRGEDVLLVAAGVMATVALRAAELLAERGIGCTVVDPRWVKPVDPELPGLAARHRLVAVVEDNVRTGGVGAAVAQTLRDAEVDLPVRTFGIPEEFLPHAKRGEVLADIGLTPAEIAGRIGAALTRIAARQQRASGAAQAGTAAESRTAARARTAAAKESQG, from the coding sequence ATGCCGTTGCTGGAGAACATCCGGGGCCCGCACGACCTCAAGGCGCTGACCGGTGAGGAACTGGACGTGCTCGCCCAGGAGATCAGGGAGTTCCTGATCGACGCGGTGGCCAGGACCGGAGGCCATCTGGGACCGAATCTCGGCGTGGTCGAGCTGTCCATAGCCCTGCACCGCGTCTTCGACTCGCCCGCCGATCGCATCCTGTGGGACACCGGCCACCAGTCCTACGTCCACAAACTGCTCACCGGCCGTCAGGACTTCTCCAAGCTCCGCCACAAGGGCGGGCTGTCCGGCTATCCGTCACGGGCCGAATCCGAGCACGACGTCATCGAGAACAGCCACGCCTCCACCGTGCTGGGCTGGGCCGACGGCCTCGCCAAGGCCAATGAGGTGCGCGGCGCCACCGACCATGTCGTCGCCGTCATCGGGGACGGGGCGCTGACCGGCGGGATGGCCTGGGAGGCGCTCAACAACATCGCCGCCGCCCGGGACCGCCCGCTGGTCATCGTCGTCAACGACAACGAGCGCTCCTACGCGCCGACCATCGGCGGGCTCGCCAACCACCTCGCCACCCTCCGCACCACCGACGGCTACGAGCGCTTCCTGGCCTGGGGCAAGGAGGTGCTGCAGCGCACCCCCGTGGTCGGCCAGCCGCTGTACGGCTCGCTGCACGGCGCCAAGAAGGGGTTCAAGGACGCCTTCGCCCCGCAGGGCATGTTCGAGGACCTGGGGCTGAAGTACGTCGGCCCCATCGACGGCCATGACACCGAGGCGGTCGAGTCGGCCCTGCGCCGCGCCAAGCGGTTCCACGGCCCGGTCCTCGTCCACTGCCTCACCGAGAAGGGACGCGGCTACCGGCCCGCGCTGGAGGACGAGGCGGATCGTTTCCACACCGTCGCCGCGATGGACCCGCTCACCTGCGCGCCCCTCATCCCCTCCGGCGGCCGCTCATGGACCTCGGTGTTCGGGGAGGAGATGGTGCGGATCGGCGCCGAGCGGCCCGATGTGGTCGCCCTGACCGCCGCGATGCTGCACCCCGTGGGCCTCGCCGGCTTCGCCGAGGCGTATCCCGAGCGGGTGTGGGACGTCGGCATCGCCGAGCAGCACGGGGCGGTCTCGGCGGCCGGGCTCGCCACCGGCGGACTCCACCCGGTCTTCGCCGTCTACGCCACCTTCCTGGGCCGCGCCTTCGACCAGCTGCTCATGGATATCGCCCTGCACCGCTGCGGGGTGACCTTCGTCCTGGACCGGGCCGGTGTCACCGGCACGGACGGGCCGAGCCACAACGGCATGTGGGACATGTCCGTCCTCCAGGTGGTGCCGGGGCTGCGGATCGCCGCCCCGCGCGACGCCGACCAGCTGCGCGCCCAGCTGCGCGAGGCGATCGACGTGGACGACGCGCCGACCGTCATCCGCTTCCCCAAGGAGTCGGTGGGGCAGCCCATCGCGGCCCTCGACCGCGTCGGCGGGATGGACGTCCTGCGCCGGGGCGAGGACGTCCTCCTCGTCGCGGCCGGGGTCATGGCCACCGTCGCGCTGCGCGCCGCCGAGCTGCTGGCCGAGCGCGGTATCGGCTGCACGGTCGTCGATCCGCGCTGGGTCAAGCCCGTCGACCCCGAGCTGCCGGGACTCGCGGCGCGCCACCGGCTGGTGGCCGTCGTCGAGGACAATGTGCGCACCGGAGGGGTGGGCGCGGCGGTCGCCCAGACGCTGCGGGACGCCGAAGTCGACCTGCCGGTGCGGACGTTCGGCATCCCCGAGGAGTTCCTGCCCCATGCCAAGCGCGGTGAGGTGCTCGCCGACATCGGGCTCACCCCCGCCGAGATCGCGGGCCGGATCGGGGCGGCCCTGACCCGTATCGCCGCCCGTCAGCAGCGCGCGAGCGGCGCCGCCCAGGCCGGTACCGCCGCCGAGTCCCGTACCGCCGCCCGGGCCCGTACCGCCGCCGCCAAGGAGAGCCAGGGATGA